One genomic segment of Synechocystis sp. LKSZ1 includes these proteins:
- a CDS encoding FAD/NAD(P)-binding oxidoreductase: MTSLHHQIVVIGGGAAGITVTAQLLKQDHRLDIAIIEPSDKHYYQPAWTLVGGGAYAMEATVKAEKDCIPSGAQWIKASVESLNPDQNSVTTQDGRTISYDYLVICPGIQIDWHLIPGLQEALGKNGVTSNYDRRYAPYTWELLRNFKGGTALFTFPATPIKCAGAPQKIMYLADETFRRNGVRDKTQIIYGVAVAKIFGVPGYCEALEKVAAGKEIDVRYRHNLKAIKPESREAVFAVTTDTGLEDVTIPYDFLHVAPPMSAPDFIKNSAVAVPDGPGKGWVDVHKFTLQHNRYPNIFSLGDASSLPTSRTAAAIRQQAPVVVKNLLALIQSQTPQGQYGGYTCCPLVTGYGKTIMAEFDYDNKPKSSFPFDPTQERWSMWLVKRYVLPWLYWNRMLKGESFEPDRWKPLLGKA; this comes from the coding sequence ATGACCTCGTTACATCATCAAATTGTTGTTATTGGCGGCGGTGCGGCAGGTATCACCGTTACAGCCCAATTGTTAAAGCAAGACCATCGTCTTGATATTGCCATTATTGAACCCTCGGATAAGCATTACTACCAACCCGCCTGGACGTTGGTCGGCGGCGGAGCCTATGCGATGGAGGCCACGGTCAAAGCTGAAAAAGATTGTATTCCCAGTGGGGCCCAGTGGATCAAGGCCAGCGTGGAAAGCCTCAACCCCGACCAAAATAGCGTCACCACCCAGGATGGCCGCACCATTAGCTACGATTACCTGGTGATCTGCCCCGGTATTCAGATCGATTGGCATTTGATTCCCGGCCTGCAAGAGGCCCTGGGTAAAAATGGGGTTACTAGCAACTACGACCGGCGTTATGCCCCCTACACCTGGGAACTCCTCCGCAATTTTAAAGGGGGAACGGCCCTGTTTACTTTCCCAGCTACGCCGATTAAATGTGCCGGTGCGCCCCAAAAAATTATGTACCTGGCCGATGAAACCTTCCGGCGCAATGGCGTGCGGGATAAGACCCAGATTATTTACGGGGTCGCCGTGGCCAAGATTTTTGGCGTTCCAGGCTATTGCGAGGCCCTGGAAAAAGTGGCAGCGGGTAAGGAGATTGATGTCCGCTATCGCCATAACCTCAAGGCCATTAAACCGGAAAGTCGAGAAGCCGTCTTTGCCGTCACCACGGATACGGGCCTGGAAGACGTAACCATTCCCTACGACTTCCTGCATGTGGCCCCGCCCATGAGTGCGCCAGATTTTATTAAAAATAGTGCGGTGGCAGTGCCCGATGGCCCTGGTAAGGGCTGGGTAGATGTCCATAAATTTACCCTCCAACACAACCGCTATCCCAATATTTTCAGCTTGGGGGATGCGTCTTCCTTGCCCACTTCCCGCACGGCGGCGGCGATTCGTCAGCAGGCCCCGGTGGTCGTCAAAAATTTGCTGGCCCTGATTCAGTCCCAAACGCCCCAGGGCCAGTACGGCGGTTATACCTGTTGTCCCCTGGTGACGGGCTACGGCAAAACGATCATGGCCGAGTTTGATTACGACAATAAACCAAAATCGAGCTTTCCCTTTGATCCCACCCAGGAACGCTGGAGCATGTGGTTGGTGAAACGCTATGTCCTCCCCTGGCTCTACTGGAATCGGATGCTGAAGGGAGAATCCTTTGAACCGGATCGCTGGAAACCCCTGCTGGGCAAGGCCTAG
- a CDS encoding FAD-dependent oxidoreductase — protein MVCQQLTTDLLIVGGGTGGTAAALQAARRGISTILVSEFPWLGGMLTAAGVAAPDGNELAAWQTGLWGQFLRALQQRQPEGLDHNWVSFFAFDPRLGAQIFADWAQALPSLQWIQGQTPQAVLRQGDRILGVRFEDYEIRAKLTIDGTELGDVLALGEVPYRWGWELQSEFGEVTAPSSWNDLTQRYPVQSPTWVFYLQDYGDPVAPPVQNPGPYNPAQFATAWQNYGPEMFLNYGRIPGGRFMINWPIAGNDYGQDLSRLVGSPAERQALLQEAYDHSYNFAHFLQSNLGQHLGLAEGLFPKIGNHSTAFALHPYYRESRRLQGLMTVTESMILPQGQVAPLPIYNQQVASIAIGNYPNDHHYPGVEFPLAPKSLRWGGNWTGTPFTIPYPALVPATVTGLLVCEKNISVSHMANGTTRLQPLVLNIGQAAGLAAALCLEQGCEPAELSVRALQEALLTDPQAPAAVVPCYNLPLDHPQWLQWQRHYLEHPQDYPPDGNCPEACPPLINSDAPIYTGHFEAIAEQTYRFTLAGIPQAWEVMTLRPEVNEALAQLSSGQLVTLQGRYNAAGNWLLVEALPAIA, from the coding sequence ATGGTTTGCCAACAATTAACAACAGACCTGCTGATCGTCGGCGGTGGCACCGGAGGAACCGCGGCGGCCCTGCAAGCGGCCCGTCGGGGAATTTCGACTATCCTTGTCAGTGAATTCCCGTGGCTGGGGGGCATGTTAACTGCGGCCGGTGTGGCGGCCCCCGATGGCAATGAATTGGCGGCCTGGCAGACGGGCCTGTGGGGCCAATTTTTACGGGCCCTCCAACAACGTCAACCCGAAGGGCTAGACCATAACTGGGTGAGCTTTTTTGCCTTTGATCCCCGACTGGGAGCGCAGATCTTTGCAGACTGGGCCCAGGCCCTGCCTTCCTTGCAATGGATTCAGGGCCAAACGCCCCAAGCCGTTTTGCGCCAGGGGGATCGCATTCTCGGTGTGCGCTTTGAAGATTACGAAATCCGGGCCAAGCTGACCATTGATGGCACAGAATTAGGGGATGTTCTGGCCCTGGGAGAAGTCCCCTACCGTTGGGGTTGGGAATTGCAGTCGGAATTTGGGGAAGTGACCGCCCCCTCAAGCTGGAATGATTTAACCCAACGCTATCCCGTCCAGTCCCCCACCTGGGTTTTTTATCTTCAAGATTATGGCGATCCGGTAGCTCCCCCCGTCCAGAATCCTGGCCCCTACAACCCGGCACAATTCGCCACGGCCTGGCAGAACTACGGGCCCGAGATGTTTTTGAATTATGGCCGCATCCCTGGTGGGCGTTTCATGATCAATTGGCCCATTGCCGGTAATGACTACGGCCAGGATCTGAGCCGTTTAGTCGGTAGTCCAGCGGAGCGTCAGGCCCTGCTCCAAGAAGCCTATGACCATAGCTATAACTTTGCCCATTTTCTGCAAAGCAATCTGGGCCAGCATTTAGGCCTGGCCGAAGGTCTTTTTCCAAAAATCGGGAATCACTCTACGGCCTTTGCCCTCCATCCCTACTACCGCGAAAGTCGTCGTCTCCAGGGCCTGATGACAGTCACGGAATCGATGATTTTACCCCAGGGCCAAGTCGCTCCCCTACCGATCTACAACCAACAGGTTGCCAGCATCGCCATCGGCAATTACCCCAACGATCATCACTATCCCGGTGTGGAATTTCCCCTGGCCCCGAAATCCCTGCGCTGGGGCGGCAACTGGACAGGAACGCCCTTCACCATCCCCTACCCGGCCCTGGTGCCAGCGACGGTCACGGGCCTCTTAGTCTGTGAAAAAAATATTTCCGTTTCCCACATGGCCAACGGGACCACTCGTCTCCAACCTTTAGTCCTCAATATTGGTCAGGCGGCTGGACTGGCCGCGGCCCTGTGCTTAGAACAGGGCTGTGAACCGGCGGAATTATCGGTGCGAGCCCTACAGGAGGCCTTACTGACCGATCCCCAGGCCCCGGCTGCGGTTGTTCCCTGCTACAACCTGCCCCTCGATCATCCCCAATGGTTGCAGTGGCAACGTCATTACCTAGAGCATCCCCAGGATTATCCCCCGGATGGCAATTGTCCTGAGGCTTGTCCCCCGTTAATTAATTCGGACGCTCCCATCTATACCGGTCATTTTGAAGCCATTGCCGAGCAAACCTACCGCTTTACCCTGGCAGGAATCCCGCAGGCCTGGGAGGTGATGACCCTGCGCCCAGAAGTGAACGAGGCCCTGGCCCAGTTAAGCTCTGGCCAGCTTGTGACCTTGCAAGGCCGCTATAATGCCGCTGGCAATTGGCTTTTGGTCGAGGCCCTACCCGCAATAGCTTGA
- the clpS gene encoding ATP-dependent Clp protease adapter ClpS yields the protein MSTEVLEKRSSASETIRKPAPRYRVLLHNDDFNSMEYVVQTLMQTVAGMTQPQAVDIMMEAHTNGTALVITCALEHAEFYCETLKNHGLSSTIEPDE from the coding sequence GTGTCTACCGAAGTCCTAGAGAAGCGGTCTAGTGCCTCAGAAACGATTCGCAAACCAGCTCCCCGCTACCGAGTGCTCCTCCACAACGATGATTTCAATTCCATGGAATACGTTGTACAAACCCTGATGCAAACCGTGGCTGGCATGACTCAGCCCCAGGCAGTGGATATTATGATGGAAGCCCATACTAACGGCACGGCCCTGGTGATTACCTGTGCCCTAGAACATGCAGAGTTCTATTGCGAAACCCTCAAAAACCATGGACTAAGTAGTACCATTGAACCCGATGAGTAG
- a CDS encoding valine--tRNA ligase, translating to MTTALPPQYEPQATEAKWQTAWEQEQVFKADPNHPGQPYCVVIPPPNVTGSLHMGHAFESALIDTLVRYHRMRGDNTLWLPGTDHASIAVQTILERQLKAEGTNRYDLGREKFLERAWQWKAESGGTIVNQLRRLGVSVDWSRERFTLDEALSQAVRKAFVQLYEEGLVYRGNYLVNWCPESQSAVSDLEVENKEVNGHLWYFRYPLSDGSGELVVATTRPETMLGDTGVAVNPKDPRYQGLIGKTLTLPIMNREIPIVGDELVDPEFGTGCVKVTPAHDPNDFVMGQRHNLAFINILNKDGSLNENGGPFVGQDRFEARKNVVKKLEELGYLVKIEDYKHTVPYSDRGKVPVEPLLSTQWFVKIEPLAQKALYCLDQEQSPRFVPERWTKVYRDWLVKLKDWCISRQLWWGHQIPAWYVVSETAGEITEHTPFVVAHDETEALEKAQGQYGESVQLVQDPDVLDTWFSSGLWPFSTMGWPNTTQDLATYYPTTTLVTGFDIIFFWVARMTMMAGHFTGQMPFKDVYIHGLVRDENGKKMSKSANNGIDPLILINKYGTDALRYTLIREVAGAGQDISLQYNRKTDESESVEASRNFANKLWNAARFVMMNLHGETPASLGQPHPQDLELADQWMLSRLHQIITQTRHQIENYGLGEAAKSLYEFIWGDFCDWYIELVKSRLWCDEGDSSRRVAQQVLAAVLESILKLLHPFMPHITEELWQNLSQRPGEFLALQAYPTVDPAFIQPELEQSFDLLIGVIRTIRNLRAEADIKPGVKVAVILQSENAIERAILEQGQAYLQDLGKLEGLTITPQLENEGLQCIAGVVETVQVLIPLSGVVDIDQLRSKLTKKLEKVQKEAQSQQKRLENPGFVNQAPEAVIQSVRDTLAAALKQVEILQERLARL from the coding sequence ATGACCACCGCCCTGCCCCCCCAGTACGAACCCCAAGCCACCGAGGCCAAATGGCAAACCGCCTGGGAGCAGGAACAGGTTTTTAAGGCTGACCCTAACCATCCCGGCCAGCCCTACTGTGTGGTGATTCCACCGCCCAACGTCACCGGCAGTCTGCACATGGGCCATGCCTTTGAGAGTGCTTTAATTGATACTTTGGTTCGCTATCACCGGATGCGGGGCGATAATACCCTCTGGCTACCGGGAACAGACCACGCCAGTATTGCGGTGCAAACCATCCTAGAGCGCCAATTAAAGGCCGAAGGCACCAATCGTTACGACCTCGGCCGCGAAAAATTTTTAGAACGGGCCTGGCAATGGAAAGCAGAATCCGGCGGCACGATTGTTAACCAACTGCGTCGTCTTGGGGTATCGGTGGATTGGTCGCGGGAACGTTTTACCCTCGATGAAGCCCTGTCCCAAGCCGTCAGAAAGGCCTTTGTGCAACTCTACGAAGAGGGCCTGGTCTATCGCGGTAACTATCTGGTGAACTGGTGCCCAGAATCCCAGTCCGCTGTCTCGGATCTAGAAGTCGAAAATAAGGAAGTAAACGGCCATCTCTGGTATTTTCGCTATCCTCTCAGTGATGGCAGTGGAGAACTGGTGGTGGCTACCACTCGACCGGAAACCATGCTGGGGGATACGGGGGTGGCGGTGAATCCCAAAGACCCCCGTTACCAGGGCCTGATCGGGAAAACCTTGACCCTGCCGATTATGAACCGGGAGATTCCCATCGTCGGGGATGAACTAGTGGATCCTGAATTTGGTACGGGTTGCGTCAAAGTGACTCCGGCCCACGACCCCAACGATTTTGTCATGGGTCAACGCCATAACCTGGCCTTTATCAACATCCTTAATAAAGACGGTAGCTTGAATGAAAACGGTGGCCCCTTCGTTGGCCAAGACCGTTTTGAAGCCCGCAAAAATGTGGTGAAAAAACTAGAAGAACTGGGCTATCTAGTCAAAATCGAAGACTATAAGCACACCGTTCCCTACAGCGACCGAGGGAAAGTACCGGTGGAACCTCTACTCTCGACCCAATGGTTTGTCAAAATTGAACCCCTGGCTCAAAAGGCCCTGTACTGTCTGGATCAGGAGCAATCGCCCCGTTTTGTACCGGAACGCTGGACGAAGGTCTATCGGGATTGGCTGGTTAAACTCAAGGATTGGTGTATTTCGCGGCAACTGTGGTGGGGCCATCAAATTCCGGCCTGGTATGTGGTCAGCGAAACCGCTGGGGAAATCACGGAACATACGCCCTTTGTGGTGGCCCACGATGAAACCGAAGCCCTAGAAAAAGCCCAGGGCCAGTACGGCGAATCAGTGCAGTTGGTACAAGACCCCGATGTTTTGGATACCTGGTTTTCCTCTGGCCTCTGGCCCTTTTCCACCATGGGTTGGCCCAACACGACCCAGGACTTGGCCACCTACTACCCCACCACGACCCTGGTGACGGGTTTCGATATTATCTTTTTCTGGGTGGCCCGGATGACGATGATGGCCGGTCATTTCACTGGCCAGATGCCCTTTAAGGATGTCTATATCCATGGCCTCGTCCGGGATGAAAATGGCAAAAAAATGTCAAAATCCGCTAATAACGGCATTGATCCCCTGATCTTGATCAATAAATACGGCACCGATGCCCTGCGCTATACCCTAATCCGGGAAGTGGCAGGTGCGGGCCAGGACATTAGCCTGCAGTACAACCGCAAAACCGATGAGTCGGAATCCGTTGAAGCCTCGCGCAATTTTGCCAATAAGCTCTGGAATGCGGCCCGCTTTGTGATGATGAATCTCCACGGGGAAACGCCGGCCAGTCTCGGCCAGCCCCATCCCCAGGATTTAGAGTTGGCAGACCAGTGGATGCTGTCGCGTCTGCATCAAATTATTACCCAAACCCGTCACCAGATTGAAAATTATGGCCTAGGCGAAGCGGCCAAGAGCCTCTACGAATTTATCTGGGGAGATTTTTGCGACTGGTACATTGAGTTGGTGAAATCTCGGCTCTGGTGCGACGAGGGCGATAGTTCCCGACGGGTTGCCCAGCAAGTTTTGGCGGCAGTATTGGAGTCGATCCTAAAACTACTCCATCCCTTTATGCCCCACATCACTGAAGAACTCTGGCAAAATCTGAGCCAACGGCCAGGGGAATTTTTGGCGCTCCAGGCCTATCCCACGGTTGATCCTGCTTTCATTCAGCCTGAGCTGGAACAGTCCTTTGATCTGTTAATTGGCGTCATTCGTACCATTCGTAACCTACGGGCCGAGGCGGACATTAAACCCGGTGTTAAGGTTGCCGTCATTCTGCAAAGTGAGAACGCTATCGAGCGGGCCATCCTCGAACAGGGCCAGGCCTATCTCCAGGACTTAGGTAAGCTCGAAGGCCTGACCATTACCCCTCAATTGGAAAATGAGGGCCTGCAATGTATTGCGGGCGTGGTGGAAACGGTGCAAGTGCTGATTCCCCTTTCCGGGGTAGTGGATATCGATCAACTCCGCAGTAAGCTGACGAAAAAGCTAGAAAAGGTACAAAAAGAGGCCCAGTCCCAGCAAAAACGTCTGGAAAATCCTGGTTTTGTCAACCAGGCCCCTGAGGCCGTGATTCAATCTGTGCGGGATACCCTAGCCGCGGCCTTGAAACAAGTAGAAATTCTACAGGAACGCTTGGCCCGGTTATAG
- the rnhA gene encoding ribonuclease HI, translated as MTVLSPKITIYTDGACLGNPGPGGYGVVLLDGQQRRELAAGYRLTTNNRMEMMAAIAGLEALTTPSTVTLYSDSQYLVDAVMKGWAKRWRANGWKRNAKDKAKNPDLWAKILGLCEQHQVTFIWVRGHAGNVENERCDRLAVAAANGQERLLDQGFEVSTV; from the coding sequence ATGACTGTATTATCTCCCAAGATCACTATTTATACCGATGGGGCCTGTTTGGGTAATCCTGGCCCAGGGGGCTATGGGGTTGTCCTACTGGATGGACAACAACGCCGGGAATTAGCCGCTGGTTATCGCCTCACCACCAATAACCGCATGGAGATGATGGCAGCCATTGCTGGCCTAGAGGCCCTGACGACTCCCTCCACCGTGACATTGTATAGTGATTCCCAGTACTTGGTGGATGCGGTCATGAAAGGATGGGCAAAGCGTTGGCGGGCCAATGGTTGGAAACGCAATGCCAAAGACAAGGCCAAGAATCCAGACCTCTGGGCCAAAATTCTAGGTCTGTGTGAACAACACCAAGTCACCTTTATTTGGGTCAGGGGCCATGCCGGTAATGTGGAAAACGAACGCTGTGACCGCTTAGCCGTTGCCGCCGCCAATGGACAAGAGCGTTTACTAGATCAAGGGTTTGAAGTATCCACAGTTTAA
- a CDS encoding type IIL restriction-modification enzyme MmeI has product MIFSICLAFPGAEWPVLNNRSKNGTTDRVLFGILTSAMHMTWVKYVCGRLESRFRYSNTIVYNNFPFPENVNDKQKQKVKTLAQAVLDTWAKYPDSSLADLYDPLTMPPDLVKAHQGLDKAVNLCYRPQPFTNELNRIEYLFSLYEALTAPLLQAEKPKKRKSRAGQSPA; this is encoded by the coding sequence ATGATTTTTTCAATATGTTTGGCATTTCCTGGCGCAGAGTGGCCAGTTTTGAACAACCGATCAAAAAATGGGACAACCGACAGGGTTTTATTTGGTATTCTTACCTCAGCAATGCACATGACTTGGGTGAAATATGTCTGTGGTCGGTTAGAAAGTCGTTTTCGTTATTCTAATACCATTGTTTATAATAATTTTCCCTTTCCTGAAAATGTTAATGACAAGCAAAAACAAAAGGTTAAAACCCTAGCTCAAGCTGTCCTCGATACATGGGCCAAATATCCCGATAGTAGCCTAGCTGACCTCTACGACCCGCTAACCATGCCCCCAGATTTGGTCAAGGCCCATCAAGGCTTAGATAAAGCCGTCAATCTTTGCTATCGGCCCCAACCCTTCACCAACGAACTCAACCGCATCGAATACCTCTTTAGTCTGTATGAGGCCCTGACCGCTCCCCTACTCCAGGCCGAAAAACCTAAAAAGCGCAAAAGCAGGGCCGGTCAATCTCCGGCTTAG
- a CDS encoding DegT/DnrJ/EryC1/StrS family aminotransferase: MLEQPLHTGVSLPIPVNQPLLDGNEKRYLNQCIETGWISSEGPFVRQFERALAKRTQRQQGIAVSNGSVALEVALAALGIGQGCEVLLPTFTIISCATAVIRAGAIPVVVDADPLTWNMDVTQVEAKITPQTKAIMVVHIYGLPVDLDPILALAQKYGLAVIEDAAEAHGQTYRGRPCGSFGDISTFSFYANKLITTGEGGMLMTDDPHLADRCRALRNLCFQPQQRFIHDDLGWNFRLTNLQAAVGVAQLERWDEFIQRKRRMGALYTELLTGLPGLQLPLAKTDYAENIYWVYGVVLEETVSLTAREVMARLGEAQIGTRPFFWGLHEQPILHDLGLLTEVACPVAEKLARRGFYLPSGLALTEAQIFTVAHTLQTILRQD, from the coding sequence ATGTTGGAACAGCCCCTTCATACGGGAGTGAGTCTGCCCATTCCCGTTAATCAGCCCCTCCTGGACGGCAATGAAAAACGCTACCTCAATCAATGTATTGAGACGGGCTGGATCTCCTCGGAAGGGCCTTTTGTTCGCCAATTTGAACGGGCCCTAGCCAAACGAACCCAGCGACAGCAGGGCATTGCCGTGAGTAATGGTTCCGTGGCCCTGGAGGTGGCCCTAGCGGCCCTGGGCATTGGGCAGGGCTGCGAAGTGCTCCTGCCGACCTTTACGATTATTTCCTGTGCGACAGCGGTGATTCGGGCCGGGGCCATCCCCGTTGTAGTCGATGCCGATCCCCTCACCTGGAATATGGACGTTACCCAGGTCGAGGCCAAGATTACGCCCCAGACCAAAGCCATTATGGTAGTGCATATCTACGGTCTACCGGTGGATCTAGACCCGATTTTGGCCCTGGCCCAAAAGTACGGCCTGGCGGTGATTGAAGATGCAGCGGAGGCCCACGGCCAGACCTATCGGGGACGGCCCTGTGGTAGTTTTGGCGATATTAGTACTTTTAGCTTCTATGCCAACAAGCTAATTACCACCGGCGAAGGGGGGATGCTGATGACGGACGATCCCCATCTTGCTGACCGGTGTCGGGCCCTGCGTAATCTCTGTTTTCAACCCCAACAGCGATTTATCCACGATGATTTGGGCTGGAACTTTCGCCTGACCAATCTCCAGGCTGCGGTGGGGGTGGCTCAACTAGAACGCTGGGACGAATTTATTCAACGCAAACGTCGTATGGGGGCCCTGTACACCGAATTGTTGACCGGATTACCGGGATTACAGTTACCCCTGGCCAAAACCGACTATGCTGAAAATATTTACTGGGTTTACGGCGTTGTTCTTGAGGAGACGGTCTCCCTAACAGCTAGGGAGGTAATGGCCCGACTCGGGGAAGCCCAGATTGGCACCCGTCCCTTTTTTTGGGGCCTGCACGAGCAACCCATTCTCCATGACTTAGGCCTACTGACGGAGGTTGCCTGTCCTGTGGCCGAGAAGTTGGCCCGGCGTGGCTTCTATCTGCCCAGTGGCTTGGCCTTAACTGAAGCGCAAATCTTCACGGTGGCCCATACCCTCCAAACCATTTTGCGCCAGGACTAG
- a CDS encoding Coenzyme F420 hydrogenase/dehydrogenase, beta subunit C-terminal domain, which yields MTATAPHQKARALKPGSPRPAKALCSECGLCDTYYIHYVKEACAFLNQQIADLEAKTHGRSRNVESEDDWYFGVHQEMMAARKQEPIPGAQWTGIVSSLACEMLTQNLVEGVVCVQNTPEDRFQPQVVIARTPEEVLAAKVNKPTLSPNLSVLEAVEQAGLKRLLVIGVGCQIQALRAVEKQLGLEKLYVLGTPCVDNVTRAGLQKFLETTSRSPETVVHYEFMQDFRVHFKHEDGSTELVPFFGLKTNQLKDVFAPSCMSCFDYVNSLADLVVGYMGAPFGWQWIVVRNQTGQEMLNLVRDQLDVQPVHSQGDRRQAVQQSIPAYDQGVTLPMWAAKLMGVVIEKIGPKGLEYARFSIDSHFTRNYLYLRRQYPEKLEAQVPEYAKRIVAQYKLPPT from the coding sequence ATGACCGCTACTGCTCCCCATCAAAAAGCCCGGGCCCTCAAGCCGGGTAGTCCCCGTCCGGCCAAAGCGCTCTGTAGTGAATGCGGTCTTTGCGATACCTACTATATCCATTACGTCAAAGAGGCCTGTGCCTTCCTCAATCAACAAATTGCCGATCTTGAAGCCAAAACCCATGGGCGCAGTCGCAATGTCGAGAGCGAGGATGATTGGTATTTTGGGGTGCACCAGGAGATGATGGCGGCCCGGAAACAGGAACCCATCCCTGGGGCCCAATGGACGGGGATTGTGAGTAGTCTGGCCTGTGAAATGTTGACGCAAAACCTGGTAGAAGGGGTGGTCTGCGTTCAAAATACGCCGGAAGACCGCTTTCAGCCGCAGGTGGTGATTGCTCGGACACCGGAAGAGGTCTTAGCGGCCAAAGTGAATAAACCGACGCTCTCACCCAATCTTTCGGTATTAGAGGCCGTGGAGCAGGCTGGTTTGAAACGCCTATTGGTGATTGGGGTCGGCTGTCAAATTCAGGCCCTGCGGGCGGTGGAAAAGCAGTTGGGTCTAGAAAAATTGTACGTTTTGGGGACACCCTGCGTGGATAATGTTACCCGCGCTGGCTTGCAGAAGTTTTTGGAAACTACCAGTCGTTCCCCGGAAACCGTTGTTCACTACGAATTTATGCAGGATTTTCGGGTTCACTTTAAACACGAAGATGGCTCGACGGAATTAGTACCCTTCTTTGGCTTGAAAACCAATCAGCTCAAGGATGTCTTTGCCCCCTCCTGCATGAGTTGCTTTGACTACGTGAATTCCCTGGCAGATCTCGTTGTTGGCTACATGGGGGCCCCCTTTGGTTGGCAGTGGATTGTAGTACGCAATCAAACCGGCCAGGAAATGTTAAACCTGGTGCGAGACCAGTTGGATGTCCAGCCGGTTCATAGTCAAGGCGACCGCCGCCAGGCGGTACAACAGAGTATTCCCGCCTACGACCAGGGCGTGACCCTCCCCATGTGGGCCGCTAAATTGATGGGGGTGGTAATCGAGAAAATTGGCCCCAAGGGCCTGGAATATGCCCGCTTTAGCATTGATTCCCACTTCACCCGCAACTATCTCTACCTGCGTCGCCAGTATCCCGAAAAACTGGAAGCCCAGGTGCCCGAGTACGCCAAGCGCATTGTGGCTCAGTACAAACTTCCGCCAACCTAA
- a CDS encoding type II CAAX endopeptidase family protein has translation MKTSTFNPAQLPAPLRLGLFILALLVLWLPWALFAYGAFQPDTNLTTIVAMGGLFLLFLALLRWWTRRFYGQSQAFAYYGLVASRRNGWDTLQGLALGFAMTAGLFTLEALFGWVTFQSPVLAWGRLIWEGSLTGLGVAFAEELFFRGWFLTELQRDYTLRVALGGNALFFAILHFLKPLGEILRTFPQFPALVLLGLILGLAKNRHGHRLGYCIGLHGGLVWAYYIVNVGQLVQYSDNIFPWLTGVDGNPLAGVMGLMGLCILLFIVQKQQTEAAVD, from the coding sequence GTGAAAACCTCAACTTTTAATCCTGCGCAACTCCCAGCCCCCCTACGGCTGGGGCTTTTTATCCTGGCCCTGTTGGTGCTGTGGCTGCCCTGGGCTCTCTTTGCCTACGGGGCCTTTCAGCCAGATACTAATTTAACGACCATTGTGGCCATGGGGGGCCTCTTTCTCCTTTTTTTGGCCCTTCTGCGCTGGTGGACTCGTCGTTTTTATGGCCAAAGCCAGGCCTTTGCCTACTACGGCCTAGTTGCTAGTCGGCGGAATGGCTGGGACACTTTACAGGGCCTAGCCTTGGGCTTTGCTATGACAGCGGGGTTATTTACTCTAGAAGCGCTTTTCGGTTGGGTGACGTTCCAGTCTCCGGTGCTGGCCTGGGGCCGTTTGATCTGGGAAGGGAGCTTAACGGGCCTAGGGGTTGCCTTTGCGGAGGAACTTTTTTTTCGAGGCTGGTTTTTAACGGAATTGCAACGAGACTACACGTTGAGAGTGGCCCTGGGGGGCAATGCGCTCTTTTTTGCTATCCTCCATTTCCTTAAACCCTTGGGGGAAATTCTGCGAACCTTTCCCCAGTTTCCGGCCCTGGTTTTGCTCGGTTTGATCTTGGGCCTGGCTAAAAACCGCCACGGTCATCGCTTGGGCTACTGCATTGGCTTGCATGGAGGATTGGTCTGGGCCTACTATATTGTTAACGTTGGTCAATTAGTACAATATTCGGATAATATTTTCCCTTGGCTCACAGGGGTTGATGGTAATCCCCTGGCTGGCGTGATGGGCCTGATGGGTCTTTGCATATTATTGTTCATTGTCCAAAAACAGCAGACTGAAGCGGCGGTGGACTAA